A region from the Actinoplanes sp. OR16 genome encodes:
- a CDS encoding FAD-binding oxidoreductase, whose amino-acid sequence MTSLQDATTAPVLFPGDPGYDQHRRVWNADIDRRPAAIVRCRDAKEVAAALTWCVRHGHDVTVRGGGHNLAGTAVIDGAVMIDTAPMTDVAFDLDAGTVTVGAGCRWGDVDRPAAEHDVAVPAGVVSHTGVAGLTLGGGAGYLARMYGATVDYLVSAEIVVADGGILTVSADEHPDLFWALRGAGHNFGVVTSFTFRYVPLPGLATVRQALYAAGDRREVLRFYRDWALAAPDNVTTYARLLTCPPYWSQVPAAHRGEPVLSVATVHYGDPAAEPALTGPMFAQATPVYQSLKTIPHVTLQHATDDEFRYGIGHYWKHIFLESLADEVIDTAIDWCDRYPGRPLQAHSNIAHQMICPFEVIGGGGQMTRRDTTATVMGSHGLPWGANIGADWEFPDEKPELVAWAKGFADAMGPYQGGTYINFASVQGDIEVARQVYGGNYDRLIAVKKDYDPANVFRRGLVDLSGGRDQ is encoded by the coding sequence ATGACCTCTCTGCAGGACGCCACCACCGCGCCGGTCCTGTTCCCCGGCGACCCCGGCTACGACCAGCACCGGCGGGTCTGGAACGCCGACATCGACCGCCGCCCGGCCGCCATCGTGCGCTGCCGCGACGCCAAGGAGGTCGCCGCCGCGCTGACCTGGTGCGTGCGGCACGGTCACGACGTCACCGTGCGCGGCGGCGGGCACAACCTGGCCGGTACGGCGGTCATCGACGGCGCGGTCATGATCGACACCGCCCCGATGACCGACGTCGCGTTCGACCTGGACGCCGGAACCGTCACGGTCGGCGCCGGCTGCCGCTGGGGTGACGTGGACCGCCCGGCCGCCGAGCATGACGTGGCGGTGCCGGCCGGCGTGGTCTCGCACACCGGCGTCGCCGGGCTCACCCTCGGTGGCGGCGCCGGATACCTGGCCCGGATGTACGGCGCCACCGTCGACTACCTGGTCTCCGCCGAGATCGTGGTCGCCGACGGGGGCATCCTCACCGTCTCCGCGGACGAGCATCCCGACCTGTTCTGGGCGCTGCGCGGGGCCGGCCACAACTTCGGTGTCGTCACCTCGTTCACGTTCCGCTACGTGCCGCTGCCCGGCCTCGCCACCGTGCGCCAGGCCCTCTACGCCGCCGGCGACCGCCGTGAGGTGCTGCGCTTCTACCGCGACTGGGCACTGGCCGCGCCGGACAACGTCACCACCTACGCGCGGCTGCTGACCTGCCCGCCGTACTGGTCGCAGGTACCGGCCGCCCACCGGGGCGAGCCGGTGCTGTCGGTCGCCACCGTCCACTACGGCGACCCCGCCGCGGAGCCCGCGCTGACCGGGCCGATGTTCGCGCAGGCCACGCCGGTATACCAGAGCCTCAAGACGATCCCGCACGTCACGCTCCAGCACGCCACCGACGACGAGTTCCGCTACGGCATCGGCCACTACTGGAAGCACATCTTCCTGGAGAGCCTCGCCGACGAGGTGATCGACACCGCGATCGACTGGTGCGACCGCTACCCGGGCCGGCCACTGCAGGCGCACTCGAACATCGCCCATCAGATGATCTGCCCGTTCGAGGTGATCGGCGGCGGTGGCCAGATGACCCGCCGCGACACCACCGCGACGGTGATGGGCTCGCACGGGCTGCCGTGGGGCGCGAACATCGGCGCCGACTGGGAGTTCCCCGACGAGAAGCCGGAACTCGTGGCCTGGGCCAAGGGGTTCGCCGACGCGATGGGCCCGTATCAGGGCGGCACCTACATCAACTTCGCCAGCGTGCAGGGCGACATCGAGGTCGCGCGGCAGGTCTACGGCGGCAACTACGACCGGCTGATCGCGGTGAAGAAGGACTACGACCCGGCGAACGTCTTCCGCCGCGGCCTGGTCGACCTGTCCGGCGGTCGCGACCAGTGA
- a CDS encoding sugar phosphate isomerase/epimerase: MTRIGMDVKLEATYGPPPWPDVFAALEEVKRLGLDGVNVRTLYEISPALDAGYLRDVRHKADELGLYLELGVGKVNPYMTAEFPYIRALGGGSYLAGMQQMIAAAGAIGVTNLWTATGGFKPALPGYYSTDRFRTDTTWPEQLAATEKFLRKLAPALREHGCRLNLETHEEVTTFELVRLVEAVGPDVLGISFDSANVFVRGEDAQLAAERAAPYVHATHLRDAALHVTETGISRFLTPCGEGVIDWEPLLATLLTANPDLNLTIEPIGVIRAEMTLHPDDPVWLAGHPDLTPGELARIYQAAHAYQGLGLDELRTPDPAFTHDIFATRCAAHLRAVLAAKETA; the protein is encoded by the coding sequence ATGACCAGGATCGGAATGGACGTCAAGCTGGAGGCCACGTACGGGCCGCCGCCCTGGCCGGACGTGTTCGCCGCGCTGGAGGAGGTCAAGCGGCTCGGTCTCGACGGCGTCAACGTGCGCACCCTCTACGAGATCTCGCCGGCCCTGGACGCCGGGTACCTGCGCGACGTCCGGCACAAGGCCGACGAACTCGGCCTCTACCTCGAACTCGGGGTGGGAAAGGTCAACCCGTACATGACGGCCGAGTTCCCGTACATCCGGGCCCTCGGTGGCGGCAGCTATCTGGCCGGCATGCAGCAGATGATCGCCGCGGCCGGCGCCATCGGCGTGACGAATCTGTGGACCGCGACCGGCGGCTTCAAACCGGCGCTGCCCGGCTACTACAGCACCGACCGGTTCCGCACCGACACGACCTGGCCCGAGCAGCTCGCCGCCACCGAGAAGTTCCTGCGCAAGCTGGCCCCCGCACTGCGCGAGCACGGCTGCCGGCTCAACCTGGAGACCCACGAGGAGGTCACCACGTTCGAGCTGGTCCGCCTGGTCGAGGCGGTCGGCCCGGATGTGCTCGGCATCAGCTTCGACAGCGCCAACGTCTTCGTGCGCGGCGAGGACGCCCAGCTCGCCGCCGAGCGGGCCGCGCCCTACGTGCACGCCACCCACCTGCGCGACGCGGCCCTGCACGTCACCGAGACCGGGATCAGCCGCTTTCTCACGCCGTGCGGCGAGGGCGTCATCGACTGGGAGCCGCTGCTGGCCACGCTGCTCACCGCGAATCCGGACCTCAACCTCACCATCGAGCCGATCGGCGTGATCCGCGCCGAGATGACCCTGCACCCGGACGACCCGGTCTGGCTGGCCGGGCACCCGGATCTGACGCCGGGTGAGCTGGCCCGCATCTACCAGGCCGCCCACGCCTATCAGGGCCTCGGCCTCGACGAGCTGCGCACGCCCGACCCCGCGTTCACCCACGACATCTTCGCCACCCGGTGCGCCGCCCACCTGCGCGCCGTGCTCGCCGCAAAGGAAACCGCATGA
- a CDS encoding ATP-binding cassette domain-containing protein has translation MLTVEHLTKRFGAHTAVDDVSFTLNTGEVLGLVGESGSGKSTTVRCVVGLTRPDAGTIRYQGVDVPGGPFRREVQMVFQDPYASLNPRMTVAEIVGEGLHVHGLERTAAGRRARVTELLGQVGLDGGDLDRYPRSFSGGQRQRIAIARALAVRPKVLICDEPVSALDVSVQAQVVNLLSDMRRELGLSILFIAHDLAVVRYLCDRLVVLDQGRVAEQGTREQIYRDPQAAYTKSLLAAVPVPDPAAARARKELTR, from the coding sequence ATGCTGACCGTCGAGCACCTGACGAAACGGTTCGGCGCGCACACCGCCGTCGACGACGTGTCGTTCACGCTGAACACCGGCGAGGTCCTCGGCCTGGTCGGCGAGTCCGGTTCCGGCAAGTCCACCACGGTCCGCTGCGTCGTCGGGCTGACCAGGCCGGACGCCGGAACCATCCGGTACCAGGGCGTCGACGTGCCGGGCGGCCCGTTCCGGCGCGAGGTGCAGATGGTCTTCCAGGACCCGTACGCCAGCCTCAACCCGCGGATGACCGTCGCCGAGATCGTCGGCGAAGGACTGCACGTGCATGGCCTGGAACGCACCGCCGCCGGTCGCCGCGCCCGGGTCACCGAGCTGCTCGGCCAGGTCGGCCTGGACGGCGGTGACCTGGACCGCTACCCGCGGTCGTTCTCCGGCGGCCAGCGGCAGCGCATCGCGATCGCCCGGGCCCTGGCCGTGCGGCCGAAGGTGCTGATCTGCGACGAGCCGGTCTCCGCCCTGGACGTCTCGGTGCAGGCGCAGGTGGTGAACCTGCTCAGCGACATGCGCCGCGAACTCGGCCTGTCGATCCTGTTCATCGCCCACGACCTGGCCGTCGTCCGCTACCTGTGCGACCGGCTCGTCGTGCTCGACCAGGGCCGGGTCGCCGAGCAGGGCACCCGCGAGCAGATCTACCGCGATCCGCAGGCGGCGTACACGAAATCCCTGCTCGCGGCGGTCCCGGTGCCGGATCCCGCCGCGGCGAGAGCCCGGAAGGAACTCACCCGATGA
- a CDS encoding ABC transporter ATP-binding protein, which translates to MTSTMSIRNLTVDVGALRIVDGLDLDLNAGERVALVGESGSGKSMTARALLRLDPGATVGGSVLLDGQDLTELPEKRMRDVRGRKVSMVFQDPTTALNPLQRIGDQVAEPLRIRGVSRRDARRQAAEMLDRLGVPRATERLGAYPHEFSGGMRQRVMLAAALITRPKVLIADEPTTALDVRIQEQVLGLIEQLSREDGIAVLLITHDLGIVAGFADRVAVMYAGRKVEENTVEEFFAAPAHPYGRGLLASVPRVDRELTERLDIVPGIPAKPSARPSGCAFHTRCAAAVDVCRTTTPPLLQVGTGVAACHRVEEAAAC; encoded by the coding sequence GTGACCAGCACGATGAGCATCAGGAATCTGACCGTCGACGTCGGTGCGCTGCGCATCGTCGACGGCCTCGACCTCGACCTGAACGCCGGAGAGCGGGTGGCGCTGGTCGGCGAGTCCGGCTCCGGCAAGTCGATGACCGCCCGGGCGCTGCTGCGTCTCGACCCGGGAGCCACGGTCGGCGGCTCGGTCCTGCTCGACGGGCAGGACCTGACGGAACTGCCGGAGAAGCGGATGCGCGACGTACGAGGTCGGAAGGTCTCGATGGTCTTCCAGGATCCGACCACCGCGCTGAACCCGTTGCAGCGCATCGGTGACCAGGTCGCCGAGCCGCTGCGGATCCGCGGTGTGTCCCGCCGCGACGCCCGCAGGCAGGCCGCCGAGATGCTGGACCGGCTCGGCGTGCCGCGTGCGACCGAGCGGCTCGGCGCCTACCCGCACGAGTTCTCCGGCGGCATGCGGCAGCGGGTCATGCTCGCCGCCGCGCTGATCACCAGGCCGAAGGTGCTGATCGCCGACGAGCCGACCACCGCCCTCGACGTGCGCATCCAGGAACAGGTGCTCGGCCTCATCGAGCAGTTGTCCCGGGAGGACGGCATCGCGGTCCTGCTGATCACGCACGACCTGGGCATCGTGGCCGGATTCGCCGACCGGGTGGCGGTCATGTACGCCGGTCGCAAGGTGGAGGAGAACACGGTGGAGGAGTTCTTCGCCGCGCCGGCCCACCCGTACGGCAGAGGTCTCCTCGCCTCGGTGCCCCGCGTCGACCGGGAGCTCACCGAGCGCCTCGACATCGTGCCCGGCATCCCGGCGAAACCGTCGGCGCGCCCGAGCGGCTGCGCCTTCCACACCCGCTGTGCCGCGGCCGTCGACGTCTGCCGCACGACGACTCCGCCGTTGTTGCAGGTCGGCACGGGGGTGGCGGCCTGCCACCGGGTCGAGGAGGCGGCGGCATGCTGA
- a CDS encoding ABC transporter permease — protein sequence MTILQLRRRLPLLDRIALPLTVVFLVLAMVGPWLAPHDPYRVDLSQALQAPGAGHWLGTDASGRDILSRLLAGARTTVLSSVLVVLGAALVGVVVAAIAAVGGRWVDEALMRCCDIFLSIPGMILALGIAAALGPSLRSTIIALVVALWPAFARLVRAVLRETMTSTYVESARTLGVPGRRLMWRHVLPNSLDSLYVQAALDVSGVIVLMSGLSFLGVGAQPPSADWGAMVADGREYVTTAWWVATMPGIAITLTAVVFGLFGDALRIRLDPTLGEP from the coding sequence ATGACGATCCTGCAACTGAGAAGACGCCTTCCGCTCCTCGACCGCATCGCCCTCCCGCTGACCGTGGTCTTCCTGGTCCTGGCCATGGTGGGCCCGTGGCTGGCGCCGCACGACCCGTACCGTGTCGATCTGAGCCAGGCGTTGCAGGCCCCCGGCGCCGGGCACTGGCTCGGCACCGACGCCTCCGGCCGCGACATCCTGAGCCGGCTGCTCGCCGGCGCCCGCACCACGGTGCTGTCGTCGGTGCTGGTCGTGCTCGGTGCGGCGCTGGTCGGTGTCGTGGTGGCCGCGATCGCGGCGGTCGGCGGCCGGTGGGTGGACGAGGCGCTGATGCGCTGCTGCGACATCTTCCTGTCGATCCCCGGCATGATCCTGGCGCTCGGCATCGCCGCGGCGCTCGGTCCCAGCCTGCGTTCGACCATCATCGCCCTGGTGGTCGCCCTGTGGCCGGCGTTCGCCCGGCTGGTCCGCGCGGTGCTGCGCGAGACCATGACCAGCACGTACGTCGAGAGCGCCCGCACGCTGGGCGTCCCCGGCCGGCGGCTGATGTGGCGGCACGTGCTGCCGAACTCGCTGGACAGCCTCTACGTCCAGGCTGCCCTGGACGTGTCCGGCGTGATCGTGCTGATGTCCGGCCTGTCGTTCCTCGGCGTCGGCGCGCAACCGCCGAGCGCCGACTGGGGAGCGATGGTCGCCGACGGCCGCGAATACGTGACCACGGCCTGGTGGGTGGCGACCATGCCGGGCATCGCGATCACCCTCACCGCCGTGGTGTTCGGCCTGTTCGGCGACGCCCTGCGGATCCGTCTCGACCCGACGTTGGGAGAGCCGTGA
- a CDS encoding ABC transporter permease encodes MRKLVVRRLLLTVLTIWGVATAVFFMIKAIPGDEARIAAGRTATPEQIEQARERLGLDHNVVVQYGDYLWRLLHGDLGTSVVSFQPISADLARVLPPTLELVLLTMLINVLVAVPLGVVSALRHGRSGDTASRMIMVLGGGVPVFWLALMLQYLVGSKLGWLPLSGRNSYGLESPPVTGLATVDALLAGNVAGFTDAVSHLLLPAIALSAPFLATVARSVRSSMVGALRADHVAFARAKGASANRIVWRHALPNALVPTLTLLGMQFGWMMGAALLVESVFSIPGVGTYLNTAVTSQDTYAVLGCVLVLGLVFVLTNLIVDLLQLSLDPRTRAAVNT; translated from the coding sequence ATGCGCAAACTCGTCGTCAGGCGGTTACTGCTCACGGTGCTGACGATCTGGGGTGTCGCCACCGCCGTGTTCTTCATGATCAAGGCGATCCCGGGTGACGAGGCCCGGATCGCCGCCGGCCGCACCGCCACCCCGGAACAGATCGAGCAGGCCCGCGAACGCCTCGGCCTGGACCACAACGTCGTGGTCCAGTACGGGGACTACCTGTGGCGCCTGCTGCACGGCGACCTCGGGACGTCGGTGGTCAGCTTCCAGCCGATCAGCGCCGACCTGGCCCGGGTGCTGCCGCCCACCCTCGAACTCGTCCTGCTCACCATGCTGATCAACGTGCTGGTCGCCGTACCGTTGGGGGTCGTGTCCGCGCTGCGGCACGGCCGCTCCGGCGACACCGCCAGCCGGATGATCATGGTGCTGGGCGGCGGGGTCCCGGTCTTCTGGCTGGCCCTGATGCTGCAGTACCTGGTCGGCTCGAAGCTGGGCTGGCTGCCGCTGTCCGGGCGCAACAGCTACGGCCTGGAGTCGCCGCCGGTGACCGGCCTGGCCACCGTCGACGCGCTGCTGGCCGGCAACGTCGCCGGTTTCACCGACGCGGTCTCTCACCTGCTGCTGCCGGCGATCGCCCTGTCCGCGCCGTTCCTGGCGACGGTGGCCCGCAGCGTGCGCTCGTCGATGGTGGGCGCGCTGCGCGCCGACCACGTCGCCTTCGCCCGGGCCAAGGGCGCGTCGGCGAACCGGATCGTCTGGCGGCACGCCCTGCCGAACGCGCTGGTGCCGACGCTGACCCTGCTCGGCATGCAGTTCGGCTGGATGATGGGCGCGGCGCTGCTGGTCGAGTCGGTGTTCAGCATCCCCGGCGTCGGCACCTACCTGAACACCGCGGTCACCTCGCAGGACACCTATGCGGTCCTCGGCTGCGTACTGGTCCTCGGCCTGGTCTTCGTCCTGACGAACCTGATCGTGGACCTGCTGCAACTCTCGCTCGACCCGCGGACCCGGGCGGCGGTGAACACATGA